Genomic DNA from Melopsittacus undulatus isolate bMelUnd1 chromosome 2, bMelUnd1.mat.Z, whole genome shotgun sequence:
AGCTGGCTCTACTGACCTTTGTGTTCGAGAACTTGCGTGGTTCAAAGGCTCAGCTACGCTTGGTACCAGTTTTCCTGGAACAACAGATGAAGTGTTAATAAACCACAATATTCCAAGGAAATAATCTCACAGGGAGTACAATGACATTTCATGGGACAGAGAACCAATAAAGAAAAACCCAGGACAGAactatgccttttttttgtgattttcaAGTTTACAGATTAACAGATTAGCAAAGGTCACCAACTAAAGACAGACAAGAAGCTTGCTGCCTACACCTAACAGGTAGGCCTGGCAACACAAAACTCAGGACACAAACACATGGCAGAGATTTCCAAGTGGGAAATAACTGCAGGAACTCTCAGTTATCCACCAGCAAAGCAGAATGCAGAACTAACTATACAACCccagcttttttcttcatttgcagcTTCATTCCATTTTATGTGTAAGCCTTCTCTGTTTCAAAAAGGTAGATAGGCTAAAGCATAAACTGTCCTCACAActcaatttattttccattttcaattatttttcttcacccCCTTCCCAACACTGAGAAATGCATGGAACTCCAGTCTTGTTTCAATTTCCTATTTAAAGAAGCAAGATGTCAATGAAATGAATATACACAAGCATAAAATATACACAAGCACCTGAAatggcaaagagaaaacaggcagCAGAGTGTATATGCATCCcttctattaaatattttccttaataaGTGTTTAGAATTTCTGACTCTTCCAGTAACTTCTTTGTTACTATGTGGTTTGGTTTCAATGGCAGCAGTAAACAGTATTTACAACCAACAAGACTAAAAATAATCagatatataaagaaaataaaagtttcGAAACTGCATTAGAGCCTTGAAACATTACATTGCAAAATAAGCTTGATCCCAAACTGGAATTATTTTATATGCTGGGAGTTGTCAACTGAGCAGATACAGTCATTAACTGTAGATACAGGCCTCTTGCAAAGCCATCCCAGCAGTTAtctggcagagcagcagtggtATGCATAAAACTTTATTCCTCAGAACTAACATGTCTTTAGAGTCCCCCCCTTTTCTTGCACCCTTCTCAAGAAGGCAAGTCAGGTACCTGTATTAGTCTTGTTTCTTGCTCCAGGAATCTTCTGGGATTTGGGAGGGATGGGTAGTTTTGGGACACTTCTGTTGCACACTGTATTAGCCACAGGCATATGTAGAACCTTTAAGAATCAAAATATTCCATTATAATTTATCACAAGATTCCTGATCAGCTCAGCTTTAATTCTGAAAAGTTGTATGATGTGCTACCTGGCGGGCAGGTGCTGAGAACGTATTTCCATTTTGTCCTACTACAGAGAGAGGTATCATTCCCACCATTCCTTGCAAAACAGGCTGCACCGGAGATGCAATTATAATGGCAGAACCTAAAAGACATCAAAGTGTTACAACTgtacagaaacaaagaacacTTTACTGAAAAGGAAAGCTTCAAAACAGGTTTTCTTAAAACAATGCATGCTCAAACCTGTGGCAAGAAAAGCTCTGGCTTTTTAGTAAACCTTCACTGTCCTTACTATACATTACTACTAGAAAAACTAGAAAACATTATATTGAATTCTTTCATTAAAGTCTGTTTCCCTTTTtaagaaatgtttcaaaatgaagCTTAAATATGACAAACCCATATTAAGGCTTGAACTTTGAATTGGTTTATAACAAACAGTAATACTAAAAGCTTATTTTGCTgcttaataaaaacaaacaactattTGCATCTTGCTCTCTACAATTACAATGCTCAAAAGTTATTACCAGaattatgtttctttcttccagtgTACCCATAACACCCTCTGCTTACAAGCACACAACAAGCTGGGATAGCTTTGTCCCTATGTATCCATAATCCATCATGGATATTCCTGGCTGGTAGGAGGTGTTAAACATAGTACACAAAGTTTAGTTATTTAGTGGGTTTGAGATtaattactaaaaaaaaccaaccaaaacaaaacaaaaaaaccccataataaGACTAATTTGGAATACTGAAGCCAAAGTTCCCTATTTGACTATTTAAATTGCTgttaaaaatagttattttcagTATTCTAAGAGGTCGTTAGCATCTGGCTGCCAGAAATACAGGAATTGTAAAACAGAGAAACTATTATAGCACATTCAttgaaaagtgaaagaaaaattccaaAAGTGAACAGAAAATTTATTCCACATTGTTCTTCAGTTAAATGAGCACTACCAGGAAAACTATCAcatgcagaagaaaaggcaaactTGTGTTTCTCTCTCTGTAAAAAAATAGATGGTAATAGCTGCTTGAAGAAATCCCCATGACAGGAAATGCCTTTCAGTGCTCCAAGCTCTTGCACATACTGTCGCAGCAGCCTCTGAGCACAACTAAATCACTACACACAGAAATTCAAAGATAAGCATAACAAGTTTTTAGTTTTGGAAAGAAATCTAAATGTGTAATCACAGCTGGCTTATAGTTTGGTTTCACATCttaaaaagcaatgttttttttattgctgtagtAATATAATTGTTTGTACTAGGAGAGATTTTACATTATGGAAAGAAATAACATTATACTTTCAGAACATACTGTCTGAATGCAGAAGAGGTTCTTGTAAAAtggaacaaagcaaaacaagtgaGTAATTTTGGAAGGATCATCTGTATCTAACCAATTATCAAAGCTAAATATGGATACCTGTAACACAGCATTCTATTTGTAACAGGAaacttattaaaacaaaacaaacaaaacaaacaaaaaacccccttTTCTTGTATAAGCCAAACTATGCTTCCTAAATTTATCATTGCTAAAATTGTATCATGTaagcttctgaaataaaagtcTACTTGTTTCAAAGCAGACTGGTCAATGACTCTAcggtttttatttcatttttagtaGCAACTACTATATTCACAAGCTACATAACTCCTGGATagtgtttaaaaaaagtttacttttcatgcaaaaaaggaataaaatcacTATATAAATGCCACATTCTCATTTCCTAACAATGATGTTACCTTGTGCGAAGTTTGGGGAGACAGCCTGGTTTGCTGCAAATGTACTGGTGGATCTAGGAGGAGTCCGTAACTGTTGTACTGCTGGAGCTTGGGCAGCAAGTGGCATAGAATTGCCAGGCAATACAACTACATTTGATGGTGTTACCGCTGTGCCCAAGGCAGCTGGATCAGTCACACAGGTGGCTATATAAAGGTTGTTTGAATTCCCAAAAGCTGTGCTTGTTGCTGGCATCAGCTGTATAAATCCCCCTTCCTTGGAAAGGTTAGTTGTACCTGCAACTGAAAAAACAGTGCAGTCTTCATTCTGAGTGTTGACTGAGGTGACCACAGGATCCTTAGATCTAAGCACAAGAAGATTCTGCTCTGTCAAATCTGAatccacatttttttcagtgtcttctgAAGTCAGACATTTGGACAGGCCTGCAGTTTTGGTTGGGGATTTGGCTGGAGAAGACAATATTATAGTTGGCAAATTTTCTCCTGTGATGCTGGAAACAGCATTATTTAATTCTGTGTCAGATGAAATGAATGGATCATCGCTGATGATGATCTTGAGGGACATTATATTAGAAGGATCAACATCCATCGGTTGACTACTAGAAGATACACCGCTTATACTTTTGGCCTCGGTACCTGACTCATCTGTTGAGGATGCAGTTTCTGGGAGAGGAGAGTGGCATATTTCAGATGTAGTAAGAGTATTTTCAGTGGGTACTACAGAAATTTCTGTACGTGCGTCATCACCAGAAGAGAAATATACATTATCAGCATCTACTTTTGTAGAAGATGAAGGTTCCTGCACTTCCCCTTGTGTTCCCTCCAAGCTTGACAGTCCTGAAGGGAAGCTTAAATATTTCTTACAAGGCTTATCAAGTGTATGCTGATCATTTGAGCACGTTTTGTTAGAGGTATCAACAACTTCAAGCTGCAACTCTGCTTTGTCAAGATCCGAAACCTTCactgcagctcttgcagcacAGTCTGACTGCGTGCTCTGTTCCTGATGGACAGAGTTCTCCTGTAAAACACTAGGTAAGGCAGCTGTACCATTTGTTGTGTCCTGTTCCTTTCCTACATCTGCTGATGGGCTAGAAATTGAGGAATTGTTTTTTCTCAGCACTACACTATGGCCAGGGCTCCCATTAGAAGGGCTTTCAGTAAGTGGTTTTTCAGATAGGGATGTATCTGGTGATAAGTGACATTTACTTCCAGAATGTGTTCTGTTTTCACTGGCTGTACTTCCCTCTGCCAATGAAATCAAAGAAATTTGTGGACTACCAGAATGAACATATTCTAAATTAGGAGTACTTTGAGCACTATGACTTAATGGTCCTTTTCCAATTTCCATAGCTCTTTCACTTTCAGATACTAACGCAGGCAACTCTTTTTTATCATAAGAATCTCCACAGCATTCATTACATTTGCTATCAGAACTCTGTCTCTTGTCAGGTTCAGTCAAACCAGACACAGAGTCAAAAGCGATTTCAAGCTCTCCAATATGTTcaggggtaatggttttaagcACTTCAGTCTGCTTTCTTGGTCTACAATTCCCATGCAGCTGGTCACTAGTTGTATTTTTCTTAGCTGTATCATCATCGTTAATGCTGGTCTTCAAGGCACATGATGCTTCCCCTAACTGAAAACCTTTACAGGATAGTGATTCTCTAGAATTATCACCtgtaaaacaaagaataaattaGTTCCATAATTATCAAACAGATGATCcttttacagtgttttaaaagcaacttAGTTTCATGTGAAACAGTTTTTTATTGAACTGGTAAGTGGGAATAATGCTACTCATCCTTACTTTCAAACTAAGCAGAAAGTATATGAAATGAATAGCTATGTACATTAGGCAATCTGGCAAATCAGTTTGTACATAAGTAGTAATCGTGCAAATAACAAGCAAAAGGCTTAAGTCAATAAATCAGACTTCCAGAAGCACAAAAAGCCATCTCAGGATAAAGACCTTTTGGTTCTATTTCTCACAGGCTTTTCCTGAATAGTTGCTACTGATGGGCTGTTGCTAAGAATGGGGTAGACAGACTAAATGCACCTTTTGTCCAGAGCAAGTATCTTTTTGTGTATTAATTAGCCAATACATTACAGAATAGAAAGAAAGATTAATATGTTTGGatgtaaaatattaactttATGTGTTCCACAATGACTACTGCAAAGCATCCCTGTTTTgaatgagaaaacagatttgcaGGTATTTTGATTTCGTTTAGGAGCTTATCAAGTACAACTTTTAAGTACACTGATGGATTACTGTTTAATTTGACAAACTTTCTAACAGAACAAGTGTATCCATATGTTCATGCAATGTACAAGTCAGACTGCATATTAccattgaaaacaaaaagctttggAAATGTACAAgttctctgaaaatattttcataatgaaaagaCACTAGAAAAGATCTTGaagcaaaaaaataaccaaaaaaaagccaaactaaAACACAACAACCTACATATACTAGAGTCTTCTGTTCCTAAAGAACTTTCAAGTGTTTCCAGGTTATCCTCATCCACCAGGATTCCATTTTCTACTCCACTCTGACCAGAAATACCAGCAGGTAAATTCTTATTTACTTTGCtctttcctattttaaaaagaaagcaataagaATGATTAAATATGACCTTTACACACAAATGcaattattacattttaaatgaagcatGGAGATTTCATATTCAAGAAACACAGTCCTAAGCTCAAAGAACTACTTGTCTCTATATATTGCAAATCCAGAAATAGCACTAAAAACTCCTTTTTATGCAAAGATATTCCTGGtcagacagacagaaaaaattTACAACAGCATAGAAGACAAAGTATGAACTATCATCCTGTAGACCAGAAGAGTCTAAGGCAACATCAATAAACCAATCACTGAACCAGCACAAACCCAGAATTTCAGCCACAAGAAAATGCTGTACTTTACAGTCatgtataaatataaaaatctgaTTCTGAACTGAGGGATACAGATGCCCTACAGTCCATTCCTGTTGCAAAAGAGGCTTGCTTAATTACCTTTGCTTCTTCAAGCAATACCTGGGGAAACTCATCATTTATGATGCATTATATTAATGGTACAATTGAGTATAATATGTCCTACCATAATCAAACAAGTCGAAGAGTGCCTGAAAAGCTGGATCAGATTCTGTCTGTTCTAGAATGTCTTGTATAGCTTCTTCTGACATATGGATTTCACCCTGAGAAAAGACAAGACATAACGAACTGTTAGACACTTCTGtaacttaaaaggaaaacagacaagaactgttttctttcccaattGCTTTTAGTTCTATTccttctgctcagcactgaAACATAAAAAC
This window encodes:
- the NPAT gene encoding protein NPAT isoform X2 is translated as MLLPSDVARLVLGYLQQEKLLATCREFILESSDLKEYAEHCTEDGFIPACLLSLCGKNLTTILNEYVAMKTKETTSEVPAMMSSLWKKLDYTLSQIRSMQNSTGFSANQRTRTRSGIVEMKRQRMLQQSAPTNSGLLSVACQSGPQNSSSVVSPQVIHRPAINQNISQTRLNTLFVHQSQTQENKSSTGDFIHIQVPASQERKLHSNLLSPGRRKSESQKRKSITTSGPLSAARSSQDTDEVITESEPLEEFIDGNFPQLVIENAREKILSNKSLQEKLAENINKILGSDGNIAQAPKQTDSGPSEQETSIDEILGLQGEIHMSEEAIQDILEQTESDPAFQALFDLFDYGKSKVNKNLPAGISGQSGVENGILVDEDNLETLESSLGTEDSSICDNSRESLSCKGFQLGEASCALKTSINDDDTAKKNTTSDQLHGNCRPRKQTEVLKTITPEHIGELEIAFDSVSGLTEPDKRQSSDSKCNECCGDSYDKKELPALVSESERAMEIGKGPLSHSAQSTPNLEYVHSGSPQISLISLAEGSTASENRTHSGSKCHLSPDTSLSEKPLTESPSNGSPGHSVVLRKNNSSISSPSADVGKEQDTTNGTAALPSVLQENSVHQEQSTQSDCAARAAVKVSDLDKAELQLEVVDTSNKTCSNDQHTLDKPCKKYLSFPSGLSSLEGTQGEVQEPSSSTKVDADNVYFSSGDDARTEISVVPTENTLTTSEICHSPLPETASSTDESGTEAKSISGVSSSSQPMDVDPSNIMSLKIIISDDPFISSDTELNNAVSSITGENLPTIILSSPAKSPTKTAGLSKCLTSEDTEKNVDSDLTEQNLLVLRSKDPVVTSVNTQNEDCTVFSVAGTTNLSKEGGFIQLMPATSTAFGNSNNLYIATCVTDPAALGTAVTPSNVVVLPGNSMPLAAQAPAVQQLRTPPRSTSTFAANQAVSPNFAQGSAIIIASPVQPVLQGMVGMIPLSVVGQNGNTFSAPARQVLHMPVANTVCNRSVPKLPIPPKSQKIPGARNKTNTGKLVPSVAEPLNHASSRTQRTGNSDKLITAELGRKVEENLPVAPVESTSSSSRQSESHRRVLCFDNVLPTPGGNTQIQTTKSLSQKERNENTVFAVDSASSSAKAQVAKREKDKTLPRILCKPEVGSNRSASAKELQPERKAAAAGLPLDPFHKTTANKENELQRDTDEKQKSQDTAKLSNGQQSVSLWNEKTVASVPELNKKQGSLSSGNGKSSVSVSLSSKEPKREPAKVSSQGLCLSSPFTKQCVEMLQDIQWHSPTSKTVENGELPVPRTPSGVGDRHTDDTTDSVRTPMCRRFNEDSTTPRIMVPPATPDLPACSPASETGSENSVSMAAHTLMILSRAAIARTSTATPLKDNTQQFRSVRSTVKKRKLEDLNEGERNSRSAARKDLQSSPTPSKKKKIKKKKLPNSFPAGMDVDKFLLSLHYDE
- the NPAT gene encoding protein NPAT isoform X1 is translated as MLLPSDVARLVLGYLQQEKLLATCREFILESSDLKEYAEHCTEDGFIPACLLSLCGKNLTTILNEYVAMKTKETTSEVPAMMSSLWKKLDYTLSQIRSMQNSTGFSANQRTRTRSGIVEMKRQRMLQQSAPTNSGLLSVACQSGPQNSSSVVSPQVIHRPAINQNISQTRLNTLFVHQSQTQENKSSRDFIHIQVPASQERKLHSNLLSPGRRKSESQKRKSITTSGPLSAARSSQDTDEVITESEPLEEFIDGNFPQLVIENAREKILSNKSLQEKLAENINKILGSDGNIAQAPKQTDSGPSEQETSIDEILGLQGEIHMSEEAIQDILEQTESDPAFQALFDLFDYGKSKVNKNLPAGISGQSGVENGILVDEDNLETLESSLGTEDSSICDNSRESLSCKGFQLGEASCALKTSINDDDTAKKNTTSDQLHGNCRPRKQTEVLKTITPEHIGELEIAFDSVSGLTEPDKRQSSDSKCNECCGDSYDKKELPALVSESERAMEIGKGPLSHSAQSTPNLEYVHSGSPQISLISLAEGSTASENRTHSGSKCHLSPDTSLSEKPLTESPSNGSPGHSVVLRKNNSSISSPSADVGKEQDTTNGTAALPSVLQENSVHQEQSTQSDCAARAAVKVSDLDKAELQLEVVDTSNKTCSNDQHTLDKPCKKYLSFPSGLSSLEGTQGEVQEPSSSTKVDADNVYFSSGDDARTEISVVPTENTLTTSEICHSPLPETASSTDESGTEAKSISGVSSSSQPMDVDPSNIMSLKIIISDDPFISSDTELNNAVSSITGENLPTIILSSPAKSPTKTAGLSKCLTSEDTEKNVDSDLTEQNLLVLRSKDPVVTSVNTQNEDCTVFSVAGTTNLSKEGGFIQLMPATSTAFGNSNNLYIATCVTDPAALGTAVTPSNVVVLPGNSMPLAAQAPAVQQLRTPPRSTSTFAANQAVSPNFAQGSAIIIASPVQPVLQGMVGMIPLSVVGQNGNTFSAPARQVLHMPVANTVCNRSVPKLPIPPKSQKIPGARNKTNTGKLVPSVAEPLNHASSRTQRTGNSDKLITAELGRKVEENLPVAPVESTSSSSRQSESHRRVLCFDNVLPTPGGNTQIQTTKSLSQKERNENTVFAVDSASSSAKAQVAKREKDKTLPRILCKPEVGSNRSASAKELQPERKAAAAGLPLDPFHKTTANKENELQRDTDEKQKSQDTAKLSNGQQSVSLWNEKTVASVPELNKKQGSLSSGNGKSSVSVSLSSKEPKREPAKVSSQGLCLSSPFTKQCVEMLQDIQWHSPTSKTVENGELPVPRTPSGVGDRHTDDTTDSVRTPMCRRFNEDSTTPRIMVPPATPDLPACSPASETGSENSVSMAAHTLMILSRAAIARTSTATPLKDNTQQFRSVRSTVKKRKLEDLNEGERNSRSAARKDLQSSPTPSKKKKIKKKKLPNSFPAGMDVDKFLLSLHYDE